The following proteins are encoded in a genomic region of Oceanisphaera profunda:
- the rnhB gene encoding ribonuclease HII: MLEIVYPQGVLVAGVDEVGRGPLVGDVVTAAVILDPACPIPGLNDSKVLSDKKRQLLAPLIREHALAWAIGRCSPSEIDELNILQATMLAMSRAVAALSVQPGFVFIDGNRCPVLPMPSEAVVKGDSRVAEISAASILAKVARDQEMIALDARYPEYGFAQHKGYPTKAHFAALAEHGVLAEYRRSFKPVATQLALNGGVLRS; the protein is encoded by the coding sequence ATGTTAGAGATAGTCTATCCCCAAGGTGTACTGGTGGCCGGCGTCGATGAAGTGGGCCGTGGCCCACTGGTGGGTGACGTGGTCACCGCCGCCGTTATTCTCGATCCTGCGTGTCCTATCCCCGGTCTTAATGACTCCAAAGTGCTCAGTGATAAGAAACGCCAATTGTTAGCGCCTTTGATCCGTGAGCACGCGCTCGCTTGGGCTATTGGCCGTTGTTCGCCGAGTGAGATTGACGAGCTCAATATCTTACAAGCCACCATGTTAGCCATGAGCCGAGCGGTCGCCGCCCTTAGCGTACAGCCGGGGTTTGTGTTTATTGATGGTAATCGCTGCCCCGTATTGCCTATGCCGAGCGAAGCAGTAGTGAAGGGCGACAGCCGCGTAGCAGAAATCAGTGCCGCCTCCATTTTAGCCAAAGTGGCCCGCGACCAAGAGATGATAGCGCTGGACGCCCGCTATCCGGAATACGGTTTTGCTCAGCATAAGGGCTACCCGACCAAGGCGCATTTTGCTGCACTGGCCGAGCACGGGGTGCTGGCCGAATACAGACGTAGCTTTAAGCCGGTGGCGACTCAGTTAGCCCTCAACGGCGGAGTGCTGCGCTCATGA